The genome window ACAGGCGAGTTCCAGCTTCACGCCGCACTCGTTGCAGAACTTGGCCCCGTCCTTATTGTCATGCCCGCAGTGGGAACAGTGCATGAAAGCTCTCCCAATTGAGTCATCGAGCCATTGCGTGATCGAGCCATCGAAGCATTGTCGTATCGGTTTTCTTTAATGACTCAATGGCCCGATGATTCAATGACTCAATCCTCGTCACTCAGTCCTCAGCACTCAGCACTCAATACGTATCCGGCGGCAACTTGCTGTGGTCCCAGCTCGACACCTTCGTTGGAGTGATCTTGAGGACGGCGCGCTTCTTCGCACGCTCTTGGATAACGGCATTGGTAGGAGCGGCGGTGCCGCCTTCTTGGGAAGCGCGGACTTCGCGCATGATCTCCCACACCGCATCCGCATCGTCAATGATCTCGCAGTTGCCGCGGATCATCACTCCCCGGAGGTCATTATATTTGAGCCCCGACTCGACCAAGACAGAAACTTTCGGATTTCGTTGCGCGTTCACCACTTTCTGCGCCTTGCGGAAGGATGTCATGTAAATGCATCCGTCTTTCACCATGAACGCCATGGCGACCGCATGTGGATACCCGTCTTTATCGATCGTGCACAGAATCATCGTCCGTGCATGTTTGAGGTACTCGGTCTGCTCTTCCGGTGTCATCTGAATTTGGCCCTGACGATTCATAGATCCCTCCCCGATAGAATACGCGCCGCTTCACTCACGGATGCGGACGCAACAGGTGCTATAGCACGGGGCACCGTTATTGAAAAAGGCGGCGGTGAAACCGCTGAAGTGCACTTCGTCTGCTTTTCCCTTCCCAAGGAGAGCGCTTTTAGTTATTAGTTGTTAGAAGCGGTTCACCAGTAATCGAATAGACCTGGGGGTATTGTGGCAAAAACTCATGCAATAGTGATTGGCGGCAGTATGGCGGGACTGAGCGCGGGGCGGGTGCTCAGCGATTTTTTCGATCAGGTGACGGTGATCGATCGCGACGCCTATCCAGAAGGCGCACTGGAACGTCCGGGCGTGCCGCAGAGCCGTCACGTCCATGCCTTGTTGGCCCGTGGTCGCCAAGAACTCGATGGGCTGTTTCCTGGGTTTAGTCAGGTCATGTGTGAAGGCGGTGTCCACGAACTGGATTTTCCTTCGTCATTCGCCACCTTGCGCCCGACCGGTTGGGCACCACGTGCCAACAATCGTCTTCCCTTGTTTTTCGCCAGCCGCGCACAGATCGAAGCAACCGTGCGAGGATTGTTCCGAAAACTGCCGAACGTTACGCTCTTGGAACGCACCACGGTCACCGGCCTCGCCGCCACGCGTCAAGACCATCTCACTGCGACTGGCGTTCATCTCACACCGTTGGACGGAGGAGCTTCCATTACGCTTGAGGCGGATCTCATCGTCGATGCGAGCGGTCGTGCTTCCAAAGCGCCAGAGTGGTTCCGCGAGCTGGACCTCACACCACCGCAAGAAACCATTGTCGATTCCTTTGCCGGCTACAGTTCGCGCTGGTTCAAAGCCCC of Deltaproteobacteria bacterium contains these proteins:
- a CDS encoding pyridoxamine 5'-phosphate oxidase family protein; amino-acid sequence: MNRQGQIQMTPEEQTEYLKHARTMILCTIDKDGYPHAVAMAFMVKDGCIYMTSFRKAQKVVNAQRNPKVSVLVESGLKYNDLRGVMIRGNCEIIDDADAVWEIMREVRASQEGGTAAPTNAVIQERAKKRAVLKITPTKVSSWDHSKLPPDTY